TCCAGTCTGCATAACCATACTTCCTGTAATAAATTTGTTTGGTGCGGTGGGACAGAATTACCTGTCCGGTAAATATTCCTTTGTCATATGCATCACTCAAAAGTGAATCCAGCTTTTGAAACATGACCGTATTCACATCTTGAGTGAAAACATTTGCACTCACCATCATGACCCCAATGATTAGAAATTGAATTTTCATTGCAATTAATTTTATTTCTTATTATTTTTTAAACGATCAAGAGCAATTCAATCATCAACCAATTAACTAATTAGCTCATTTTCAAATTTCCTAATTCTCTCGTTAGCCGCTTTCGCGCCTGCCTGCCGACGCAGTCAGGCAGGGTTCCTTCTCTTATCGTGCTGTGGCACGATACTCTGCCGAAGCAGAGATCGTTCAGTCACTCATTAGCACATTAACTCATTATCACATTAGCTAATTATTACATTAGCTCATTCATTTATCCTCCCCGCTTCTTCCTCCATCCCCGTTTTTCTTTTACTCGATTTCAGATTCTGGTTTCCAAACAAATAGCTGACGCTGATGCTTGCCCTTCTTGTATCATAACGGCCGCTTCCTTCAGATTCCAATCCATCAAAACTGGAAACGCCATCCCATCCCGATTCATAAAACAAATCAGAGATACCCAATCGCACATTCATGCGATCGTTTAAGAATTTACGTTGCAACCCAAGGTCGAGACTCCAACTGGACTCATAGACAAAAACACCTCCCCAGACGCCCGGGCCGGAATAATATCCGGACACTTCTCCTTTAAGTTTCCAGGGAAGTTCGAAAGTGTGCTGTTGGTAAATGTTGTAGGTAAAAGCTTGTACATCCACGACAGCGCCTTCACCGTAATCAGCCTGATTGTCGATGTGTGATCCGCTGAGGTTGAAATAGGCATTCCAGAATTTTAAAATTTCTACCGGAATGCTGACACTGGTACTCCAAATTTTTTGAGTGGCCAGATTATCCCAGGAAATGAAGCTGGCTCTTGGATCAGAATCATCGGGCCCAATAAGACGGGTGATTTGATTTTCTGTGAGACTGTATCCCGCTTTAAAATTATAACGGGAACCAAGGGTATATCCTAATTCAATGTTGTTGACAATCTCCGGCCTGAGAAACGGATTTCCTTTTTCAAAGGAAAGTTGGCTCAACTGATTGTTGAATGGATTAAGTACATTGTAATCCGGACGATTGATTCTTTTACCATAGTTGAGATTAAAGGAATGTTTTGGGGAAGGTGTAAAGTTGAGTCCGGCACTGGGAAACCAACTGAGATAATCCAGTAAAACAGGTGGCTCCTGAAGTTCCGGAAGAAAAGCACGGAGATCTCCTGTTGCATTGGTTTGTTCGGTGCGCATTCCGAAACTGGCGTTCCATTTTTTTGTCAAAGGTCTTTGGTAATTTAAATAAACCGCATAAACATTTTCATCGTATTCAAACAAATTAGATCGTCTGTCATCCCGAATATTCAGTCCGGTTATTTCATCAAAAACCAGGAAAGTATTATCAGAAACCACCTTGCTGATTTTTGTTCCTGCAGCAACTGTTCCGCCAAATAAATTTTGCTCATAATCAGCTTTGAAAGTGTAAATTTTAATGTCCGTCGGAGTCTCAAAATTATTGATGACTCTGCTCAATACAGAATCCTCTGTGGCATTCCAATAAGCATTTGGTTGTGATCTCCTGCCGTCATTGGTAAAATGCCCATAGTCAAGGTCTATATTGAAATTTCTTCCTTTTTTTGCATCGTAGCGATAGTTGAGGTTGTAGGTGTTCTGATGTCGGGTATTTTTACTAACCGTCTGGGCTACCAGTATGCTGTCCACTAACGATTGGCTGGTTGCCTCTGCGATGGTAATGCGATTGTATCCAAGTTGTCTTCCCATGTGCAAGCCAGGCGAATAGAGGAATCCAATGGTTTGATTTTTATCCAGATAATAATCTGCACCGAGTCGGAGATTTGCAAATCGTCCACGGTTGCGCAGCACATTTAACTCTTCAAGGTAAAGTCCATTTTGGTAACTGATGAAATCGAGGGTATTGAATCCCTTTTGTTGCCCAATTCCCAATTGTCCAAAAAAATTAAATTTTTTGTTTCGATAATTAGCATTGCTACTTAAGTTGGTCCGGTTGTATTTTCCCTGACCGCTGGTCACACTCACTGTACCGTTGGCACCAAGACTTTTATCTCTTTTCAGGCGAATGTCCAGAATACCCGCATTCCCCTCTGCTTCATATTTGGCTCCGGGATTGGAGATGATGTCTATGCGATCAATTTGCTCTGCGGGAAGACTTTGCAGATAATTACTCAGTTCCTCTCCATTCAGCGGAAGACGTTTTCCATCCACGTAAACCAAAACACCGGTACGCCCCAGTACGCTGATGTTGTCATTGTTGTCTACTGTAACGCTCGGAGCTTTGCGTAGCAAGGACAAGGCATCGGAGCCTACACTGTTGATGGTTCCCTGTACGTTAAAGACCGTTCGGTCAGGTTTGATCTCAATTAATGCACGGGTGGCTTTTACGGTGGCTGCATCCAGGGCAATGCTACCGGATTGCAAGGTCAGGGTACCCAGATCCATGGCTTGTCCTGGCTTTAATGACAACTTACTGATCTTTAGATTGTCCATGCCAAGAAAACTCGCCATCACCTCATAAACCCCCTCCTTCAAACCCGCAAAGGCAAATTTACCCTCTGCATCACTAGGCTCCACTTTTACGATCGAACTGTCCACAGCCTGATACAGGACTACGTTGGCAAACTCTACTGCCCCGCCTTCCGGGCTCTTTAAAGCTCCGTAAATACGGCCTTCCTGGGCCATCAAGCTTCCAGTTACAAACATTAATAACGACCAAAACCAAACTCTCTTCATAATCTATTAAAATTGCATCAATTTAAAACTTGCGTCAGCGCATAGAGGAATGTAGAACTCCCCCCGGCCTCTTCGCCCAACAAAAGTAAACATTTTGGCAAACATATACGAAAGCTTTCGTACTTTAAGAACAATTTAACATTTGCCAATGATTGGGTCATTGCAATCCTTTTTTTTATTGGTCAGTCATTTTGGAAACACATTCATAATTTGCAAAGCCTGTTCCTCCAAATGTATCTCATAAAAATTTAAATCGCCGTTGATACCTCAAGTCATTCAAAATAAATGTCCAAAAATTTGGAATTCTCAATCAGCCTTTACTATATTCACTCAGTTTTTACTACACCACATTTTTTTAGACACCGATTTAACACTGGGTATGTAGCATTTATATATGGTTTAAAAATATAACTCATGAGCAATAAATATATTGGTAAATTAATCGACACATGCGTTCGTAAAACAAATAATTTTACATTTAATATCAATAATATTGAAGTCCCAATCCCCACTACAAATTATCTTAGCTTCCTTGGTGAAATTCCCGAAGATCACCAACTTAAAATTTATTCATCAAATGGAATCGAGGTCTATTCTGGTAAAGTGGTTGAAAAAACAATAAACACCTCAAATTTTCCTCCCGGAATTTACTTTTTAGAATTGTCATCAAGTTCAAAATCAATTTTTAATAAAGTATTTATTTCCAAAGTTCATTAGAATGAAACATTGCATTATTGGTTTACTGATGGTAATCTTCGGTTTACCATCAGTATCTCA
This region of Candidatus Vicinibacter affinis genomic DNA includes:
- a CDS encoding TonB-dependent receptor, producing the protein MKRVWFWSLLMFVTGSLMAQEGRIYGALKSPEGGAVEFANVVLYQAVDSSIVKVEPSDAEGKFAFAGLKEGVYEVMASFLGMDNLKISKLSLKPGQAMDLGTLTLQSGSIALDAATVKATRALIEIKPDRTVFNVQGTINSVGSDALSLLRKAPSVTVDNNDNISVLGRTGVLVYVDGKRLPLNGEELSNYLQSLPAEQIDRIDIISNPGAKYEAEGNAGILDIRLKRDKSLGANGTVSVTSGQGKYNRTNLSSNANYRNKKFNFFGQLGIGQQKGFNTLDFISYQNGLYLEELNVLRNRGRFANLRLGADYYLDKNQTIGFLYSPGLHMGRQLGYNRITIAEATSQSLVDSILVAQTVSKNTRHQNTYNLNYRYDAKKGRNFNIDLDYGHFTNDGRRSQPNAYWNATEDSVLSRVINNFETPTDIKIYTFKADYEQNLFGGTVAAGTKISKVVSDNTFLVFDEITGLNIRDDRRSNLFEYDENVYAVYLNYQRPLTKKWNASFGMRTEQTNATGDLRAFLPELQEPPVLLDYLSWFPSAGLNFTPSPKHSFNLNYGKRINRPDYNVLNPFNNQLSQLSFEKGNPFLRPEIVNNIELGYTLGSRYNFKAGYSLTENQITRLIGPDDSDPRASFISWDNLATQKIWSTSVSIPVEILKFWNAYFNLSGSHIDNQADYGEGAVVDVQAFTYNIYQQHTFELPWKLKGEVSGYYSGPGVWGGVFVYESSWSLDLGLQRKFLNDRMNVRLGISDLFYESGWDGVSSFDGLESEGSGRYDTRRASISVSYLFGNQNLKSSKRKTGMEEEAGRINE
- a CDS encoding T9SS type A sorting domain-containing protein: MSNKYIGKLIDTCVRKTNNFTFNINNIEVPIPTTNYLSFLGEIPEDHQLKIYSSNGIEVYSGKVVEKTINTSNFPPGIYFLELSSSSKSIFNKVFISKVH